The genomic interval CAAATATACGTCTTTTTTACTCGGTTTTGAATTGTGGCCACGAGTTCATCAGGAACTAAATTCAGCACTTCGCTCAATTTAATTTGATCGCTATTCCATTTGAAAATAAGCGTACCGTTATCAGCTAGCAATCGAGCAGCTTCTTCAAACCCACGTTCTAAATCACGCTTCCAAGTTACCTTGTCCAACACGCCATACTTCTTTCGGAGCCAACTGTTTGGGCCAGCACGCAACAAATGTGGTGGGTCGAAGATGACTTGATGAAACGACCCTGACATAAATGGTAGCCCGTTAATATCAGACCAATCAGCCTGAATATCTGGGAATACTTCATGCTCTCGAATGTAGCCACGATCAACAAACTTAATCGCTTCGAATCGTTTATCAACAAACACGGCTAATTCATTTTTCTTGCTTGGCCACATCATGCGTCCGCCTGCGGTCATATCTAAAACAGGCTTCATATCACTTAATCTCCTGTGGCGTACCGCCAATTTCATCGACGATTGCATCAGCTAACCGTTTAGAAATACCGTTTTCGTAGCTGACAACATGTTCAAAAATCGCCCTTCCGTGAACTGCTGTTTCAGATAAAGCACCTGTACGCATTGCGTAAATTAAAATCGTGTCACTGCTCCACGGCGCTACCTTTTCCACATACCAACGCGGCTCGCGTTCAGGCAGTAGCTTTTCAATATCCAGATAGTGGTTGATGATAGCGTTCTCGCGATCTCGTTTTTCTTCCCACTTCAACCAGCCATCATCAGAATTAGAATGGTAAACAAAGTTAGCTAATGTATCATTTCGAGAAATCTCGCTAAGAAATCCATAAATAGTTCCATCACCATATTCTTCTACAAGCTTATCCAACTCTTCAATCACTGCTTGAGGTGCGTGTGTAATCTTATTTGTCATTCTTATTCTCCTTGACCAACAAATACACGTAACGGATCATCAACGCGGCAATAACGAACCAACACAATTTAAAAATAAAATATGCCATTACTTTTTCGCCTCCTTGACTACTTTTACGAACACTCCAACGGGAACAGCTAACACGATTAACGCCAACGCTCCGAAGAACGGCGCGCTAAACAACAATGCAAGTACAACTACAATCGCAAGCACCCCAATAAACGCGACTACCACTAAAAGAATCAACATCAAAATCAATGAAATAATAACTTCAAAAATCCAACCTTTTTTGTAATCGCGAACTAACTCTTCGAACCACTCATCAAAAGCTTTCTACATTACTTCTTACCCGTCCTAATATCATTTTCTTCAATATATTTTTTTCGTTGCAATATAGCTTCTTCTTTCGTATCGAAACTACCAATGAACTTAGACACCCCAATACGTTTAACAACCGCACGATACTTGTTCCCTACTTTGTACACACCAACGTCATCGCGTGTTGAATCCCGCTTGTTTAATGCTTGTAATTGAGGGTCAGCCCATCTTAGGTTGCTGCGCTCATACCCTCGGTTAGGATCAATTCTATCTAGCGTCAAATCTTTCTCCCAACCGCTATCAAGCGCCCAGTCTTTGAAATTCCAGTAATTTTTTAGGTATTCTTCTACCTCAACACCTCTACCGCCGTAATTAGGATAATCTTTGTTCTTAGGGTTGTAGCACCTAACAAGGGCAGAACGATACGAATTGAAAAGATGTTTAAACTCTTTCTGTTCTGCTCTCGGGATAGTGTTATGAGCGCGTAAGTTGCCGCAAGGTAGTGACCTAACACTCTGCCTCAACCTATTTGAATTCGTGATAAATTCAGTCCCGCATTCACACCTAACTAGCCATTGAGAACGACCTTTTACAGTCCCTTTAAACTCCAAAACAACTACATTTTTAAATTGTTGTCCTTCTAAGCGCCTTACTTGATTAACCTTAGTTTTAGCCATGCGACATTACTTCTTAGTAGTATCTACGATAGCTTCACCGGTTTGAACTTCAATCCAGCCCCATTGCATACGGGCGTCTGCTTCCTTGTCGGCGATTGTCTTGTCAGTAACTGAAGCACTTAGCAATTCGTTAGCCTTAGCCTTACCTTCTGCCTTTGTGATTTCAGCCTTCTTTTCAGCTTCCGCGTTAGTTTGAGTAGACTTGGCGTTCAATTCAGCCTTCTTGTTGTCTTGTCCCGCGATGATCAAACCATCAATAGACTTCTTAGTTTGGTCGTCCAAATCAGGAGTACCAGTTGAAACGTCTTCGATGTTAAATCCTGTCTTTTCTACCTTGTCTTGGAACGCCTTCAACAAGTCCCCTTGCATCTTAGTAGCGTCTTCAGACATAACGTCTAGAACGTTGTATTGAGACACGACACTACGTCCTGCTGAGATTAGTTGTTGCTTCAACCAACCCTTTTCAATGCTTTCAATTGGTTGAGAACCAAACTTCTTGTACACTTCAACTGCCTTTGATTGGTCAACGTTGTAAGAATAGGTGACCGGCATGTCGAACTTCTTACCGTCCTTAGTTGATAGCGTCACCTTGTCTTCGTATGTTTGTGTCTTAACTGGGTATTGAGTAACTTGCTTCAATCCCACCCAGTGGACCCCTTGAGAAAGTGGTTCGTCCTTAACTCCGCCATTCATTGAGTACATGATTCCGACGTTTCCGTTATCGACCTTTTCAAGACCGACTGCGGCACCAATTCCCAAACCTACCAATACTACTCCTGCGATAATGCTCTTAGCCGCGTTGTTCATAATTAAATTCTCCTATTCGTTAGTTAGATTGTTCGTTTTCATCGACACCGTATGTGTCTTTGATCAATGCGTTGATTTCTTGCTTAGCCTTGCGCAAGTCCTTAATTCCGTCCTTTTCAGGGTGTCGGATAACGTACTTAATAACGTTGTAGACGTGTGCCGCCTTAGACCCGCGGAACTTCCACAGAAGCGTCGGCATTAGGTCTTTTAGTTGTGTTCCTGCTTCGTCAATGACGTACCACTTAGGCTTCTTCACAGCGTCGTGTTCGCCATTTTCTTGCACTTTTTCAACTGCATTACTTGCTTGTTCTAACGTAATGCCACCGGGTACAGTCGGGCGAATAGGCTTAACTAAAGTTACTTTATTCAACCAGTTCCACCACTTCGCAGGATATTGTGCATTGTATTCGTAATCAACCGACTCAATGTTTTTGATTCGACCGTCTGCGTCCAATGACACTCCACGCAAAACCATTGTTCCATCTGCTGGCAGAGCACTGTAACGGTCTTGTCGATTTATGATTGGGCGTGGTTTTCCGTCATTCCAAATATGCCATGGATTCTTTAGCGTAACGGGGTCAAGCGCTCTAACGCTTTTATATTTTTCGTCCCAATAAACTGCAATATCTAGCTTCGTCATAACACTCTCCTTTAGTAAATAATCATTCACTTAATATCCATCAAACCGCGGTTTAACAGCTGTAGACGCTTTAATTCACGCGAGTTATCTGGCGCTTCACTAACACTTCCGTACTTCTCGATGACCACATCACGAGCATCGTCAATCTTGCGAATATGTGCGTCGATTCTATCGCGCAAAGATCGTTTCTTTTTCTCGTCGGGTGAAATCACTAGCCCGTACATTTCGTTAGCAATTGTTTCACGGTATCGTTTTAGATAACCTGCATTGCCTAGCGTCTGCCCTGAAACTCCAGCAATCACAGCAACGTCCGCATGTTGTTTTCCACTGCGTCGATGCTTTTCGTATTCGTCATACGACATTTTCAATTTAGGCATTGTATAGTCCTTTCTTGAGTTTTTTATCTCGCGCTTTTTTCGCGTTCAGCATTGACTTAATTCTTTGCCAATCATTTGGACTAAGAACTGTTTGCTTACGCTCTAGCGTGCTGATTGCATTCTTAACTTCAACGTCAATCATCGTATTCACCATTTTCATAAATCGTTACTTCAATTCTGGGATTGTCTTTGTCGATAAAGAAAATTTCAGACCAGCCTGCAATTTCAGACCAACCATCATTTTTAATTACCTCTGCCGACATCATTCCGTCTTGAATAAATTTCTTCGCAAAGGCGATGTTGTCCATGTCTTTGCGTTTATTTTTTGCATACCATTCGTATTTAATCTTGACAGGAAACTTCAACTCAACGCCGCCCAAATGTAGACAAGCAGCATGTACCTTAGCAGTGTTGTCTTGCTTGATGCGATTACCTACTCGATAGTTCGTTCGCTGTGCATTTGTGTAGTTGTTTAGGTCTGTCAATTCCCCTTGGATAGTAAACTTAATCATTATTCACCTCGTCAGGTTTACGACGTACATTTACGCTGTTGATGTCTTCCATGAATCCTGAGACACTGATAACTCGACCTTCTTCGTTCACCGACACGGACTCAAAGCTAGTGATGTATTTTAAATACTTTTTGATATGCGACTTCACGGTTGTATTCACATACCAAGAATCAATTTCTGAGTCGTAAAACATATCTGTTCGACGGCGATTCTTCGGAATATCCAAACACGCTTCTACCGCTTCAACATCTTGACCATTCAGCATGATTTTCATCGTTTCAAATTCCTTTCACGTTGTTTTGTGTTTATATACCCTTAATTCTTAAATTAAGACACCTGTCGCGCGTTTTATATCCCGTTTAATACAAACACCCCAGAAAGGAACAAAATTAATAACAGGTACGTTTATTTGATTTTTAGATATACGGGCAATTTTCGAACTAGAACCCAACGTTTTCACGCTTGTCTGACGTAGCTTCCGTGAACTTAACAACGTGACCAGTAGACCCTTTAAGAATTCGGCTTACGATTTTCGGATTGTACATGCGCGATAACTCGTCACTGGTGTGATTAGTCGTCACGATTGTGTTCGTCCGTCCGTTCAGGATTGTGAACAAGACACGTTGGTTAAAATCACTGGCTTCTTTGCTGCCGCTTGTAAACAAGCTTTCCGAACCCAAATCATCTAGAACCAGATAATCAACTTCAGTCAGCAACTTCACAGCGCGTTCTTCTGTCCACCACTGGTCTTGATTGTTAAAGCTGTCTTTGATCAAGCGGAACAAGTCGGCTGTTGAAATAAACAAGCAGCTAACGTGTGGCGTTGAGTACTGGTTAATCATCTTGATAAGCCCCATAGCTAAGTGCGACTTCCCAGCTCCAGGCGTTCCCGTGTAGATTGCGTTGAACTTCTTACCCTCACGCACATACTGGCTAGCGAATGACTTCGTAAGCGCCAAAGCCTTTTCAGTTTCACTGCCTGCTGTGGTTTCGTAATTGTCAAACTCGGCGTCCCACAGAGTGCTGTCACCAACAATCGACTTATTGCGGAGTAGATTAACTGTGCGTTGTCGTTTATGGTGTTCGCCTGCTTGTGCTGCCAGTTTCTTGTTTTCCTCTAGCATTTTTTCGCTTTGGCATTTCTGACAAAACGGCTTAGCTCCTTCACGATTCAACAGCACTAATTCATCGCCGTGTGTCTCGCAGTATTCGCCTGTGGGCTTGATTAGATTGTCTAGCACCTTGTTAAGCGCTTCTCCCATGCTTTGCATTAGAACAGTCCTCCATAGCGTCCTGCGTCCTTCTTAGGCGCTTGTGTTGGTGTCTGGTTCAGATACTTATCAAACTTGTTGCTAAACAGCGTTGATGGTTGCAGATACTTCTCGTATTCTGTCCCCGTCCAATTAGTGACCATGTTATCGACAACAATCTTGAAATCATCAAGCGTTGCCTTTTCTCCAAAACGAGCCTTGATCAACTTCTTGTTTGCTGCACTACTTGCTTTGTATCGCTTGCCAGTTTTTTGATTTAGATACTCGATAATTTCTGAGTAAGGAATTTTTTCCTGTTCGGCGGGCTTGCCCGACAAAGGGTTTATATATTCTTTATCTTCTTCTTTATCTATATCTTCTTCTGTTGCGTGACGTGACGTGACGCGTGACGTGACGACCGTTTTTTCGTCGTTTTTACCATCTTCAACATGCCCTAAAGCCTTCTGGCGCTTGCGTTCACGGTATGTTTTACTACGCTTAGCGCTATCTTCCCTGATTTTATCCATACCACTTACGTTTTGGTGCTTCTCCCAATTATGAATTTCAATCAATCCATCTTCGTTCAAATCAATCATTCCAAACTTTTCAAGTGCCTTTAAAGCTAAGCGAATAACATTCACGGGCTTGTTAAATAAGGTTGACAACATTTCGTCTGAATACGGCATATTACGCTGTATATAAATCAATCCATCATCATTTGTCTTGCCTGCTAAAACTAGTAAACGTATCCAAATCACGATTACTGCATCAGCTTCTGGCATTGATTGAATCAGACGGATTTTTTCATCATCGAACATTGTTGTCTTTAATTTAATCCATGTGATTTCTGCCATATTTTCCACCTATACCACTAGAAAGGAAGGTCGTCATCAGTCACATCAATTCCCCGACCGTTTTCGAACGGGTTTGACTGTCCTCGACCGTTTTCCAACGGGGCAGAACGGTTTTCCGACGGGGCAAAACCGTTTTTGGACTGTTTTTGTCCGTTTTCCCCATTGCTTGACTTGCTGTCTAACAATGAGAAATTATCAACAATCACTTCAGTAACGTACACACGTTGACCGTCTTTATTCTCATAATTACGTGTTTGAAGTCGTCCTTCTACAGCAACTTGTGATCCCTTCGAAGTGAAGTTTGCAAAGTTTTCTGCTGACTTACGCCAGATAACACAGTTAATAAAATCTGCTTCACGCTCTCCGTCGGAATTTGTAAATTGACGATTAACCGCCAATGAAAATGTTCCAACTGCTGCGCCTGATGTCGTGTATTTCAGTTCTGTATCGCGTGTCAAACGCCCTACTAATACAACTCGATTAATCATGTTCACTCCTCCTACAGCACTGGAATATTACGCAAGTCAACTCGATGATTGATGTTGTAATAGTCACTATGTGCTTCTGCTTTTTCTGGTGCTACTTCACCATCAATAACCGATACAATGCGATCTTGATTATTGTTGATTTCTTCCATACCTAGCTCCAACAACCCGTCGCTCACTTGGTAGAGTTCTGCGTTAGCGTGTCGGTCCTTCGTCACTGCCAAAATGTAGCAAGTGAACTTTTTACCAGTCATTTGGTAAAGCATTTCTTGATAAGCTGCCATTTGTAAGTGGTAGAACTTAGCCGTCATGAAGTCTTGATAGCCGCCATGATACTCACTGTATTCACCGCCAATGACGCCCCCCTTTTTCTGCAACGTTTTAACAGTCTTGATGTCGATAAAGTAACCTAAATCAAAATTGACCATATCCAACTTTCCAGCCCATTGAATCCCGCCAATATCGCCTTCGATGATGTACTCACGATCTGGCGCGTTTTCAATCATCGTCATAATGTTGTTGTCTGATTCAATACGCTTAATCATTTCATCTGCCTTCAGATAATCAGCTTTAAGCGTTCCCTTCTTAGTCAACATCGCGTCTGCATTTTCAGTTTTAAACGCTTCGTGCGCTTCTGGTGATTCGAAGTAGCTGTGTACATAGTTACCAACTAACAATGCTTTGGGGTCATCTGGGAATGGGTTATACGTCCCGTGCATTTGTGCCAACGCTGCTTCTTCCCCGTTTTGTAGGAATGACTTCATCGTTGACGCGTGCATTTTCTTAAACGCTTGATCTTTGTCGTAATAATTTTCTTGTGTGATTTCAGACATTACTTATCACCGAATTCAGGCGGGAATGCGTCTTCAAGGCTTTGGTCATTCGCCGCGGCTGCTTGTTCTGCATGGGCTTCTAATTGCTCCATCATTGCAGCTAGTTCTTGCTTTCGTGCCCCAGCAGGATAAGAAACACCTGCAGAACTTAGGTATTGCTTCATTTCAGTTACTGTCATACCTGCATCAGGTACCGTTTCAACTGGGACAGGTTCTGGCTTTGCTTCTGGTTGTGGCTCTGGTTCAGTCAACAATTCTGTTTGACGTTGAGCTGCCAAGTCTGCCAATGCAGGCGCTGCACTAGTTGTTTCTGGCGTCACATCACCACGTTCAACCGTTGATTCTTCATTGTCCGCTACGATCGCTTGTTGCATTTCAGTATTAAGCGGTGCATATGTTGATAGCATCTTCTTAAGCACCGTCTTTTGCGCCATTGCGTCGAAGTCTGACTTCCAAGGGCTAGAATTGTAGCCGAATGACTTACTGTATTTCTTCCCGTGGGCATGCACCTTTTCATATGACCAGTAAATCGTCTTCTCAAAGCCATTTGATAGCTTCATGTAAGCGAAGTATCCAACAGGCTTCTTGCTTTCGTCAGGCACTGCTTCTGCGTCGATTTCAAGCGCTTCTGATAGAGGATTAAAACTTACGAATTGCTCCGCGTAAATTTGTCCGCTGTTAAGCGCTGTAACTTTACCAGAGCGCAAAGCTAGTTGGATTAGCCCCTTATATCCTAGTTGGAATTGTGCTTCTTGCTTGTATGGCACGATGTATGCAAAACCTAATGACGGTTCGATTGGCAAGTCTAACGTTGCCGCAACCATAGCTGATTGCATAATGCTCTTAGGCTCTGCTTTAGCTAACAATTGATTTTGGCTTGTCACGTTCAACAGGCTAGTAATGAATGACTTACTGTTACTTCCCATTACTTCATCAAACTTGTTTCGTACCGCTGGCATTTCAAAGAATGACTTCACATTGTTGTTGCTTTGTTGCACTTGATTCATAATACTTTCACCTCGATTTTGAAATAATCTGCCATGAATTTGGCATGTTTATGCGCTTTGTCAGTTCGTAAGTATCTACCACCTACGACATATACTTCGTCGCCTGTATATAAAGCGTTGCCGTCAATATCTACGCCAACTAAAACAGGTGCATCTTCTACCTGAAAGAACGAGTCTGACATCATCACACCTCGTTTTTATCTTCGTAATAAGCTAGTAAATCGTCCTCAGAAACGTGTTCCTTGATTTCAGGCGCTTCTACATAGCTATCAATAATTTGTTCATCTCTTGTCATATCAACTCCTAAAAGACGTTAGGAAATTCTTCTGATTCCCATACTTGAATAGATACTGCCGTAACATTCCAGAAGCCTGATTCGTATAATGTGCGTATTAACGCGTTACGATCACATGACTTCCAGTCTTGATACGGGAAGTTTTTCAGTCCGCCATCACGATACAACTTACGCATTTTATAGCGCGCGTTTCGTGGTTGCTGCCGTACCTTTTCAACCAAATCTTCTTTAAATTTTTCAGGCGTCTTTTCGCCTATGAACATTTGAATAACTTCCATTAGCGTCGGTTTAAGTTGTTTAGCCCAGCTTGAAATTCAAGCCACGTTTCTAGCGGCTTAACAAACTTCTCAACATTTGAAGGGTCAAGTTTGATAGTTGCGTTAATCTTGCTTGGCTTAGGCACTAGTGACTTGATGTGATTACCCAACATGCCAGCTGTGTGCTTCGCTGTGTCTAGCGTTAGGTACTCAAACGCCTTATACGTAGCGTCTACCACATTGTTAATCGCCACAGTTTCATCTGTGGGCTTTTCAATGTATCGCGCTTGGTACTTTTCCCAATTTGCCAATAGGTCACCAAATTGCCCCTTAACGTTCATAACTGAACCTTCTGAAGCGTTTTGAATTTGGTCGACCAATCGCAACATAACGCCGCGATCAACTGCTTTGATGTTTTCCAATGGTGTTGTCATGTATTTTCTCCGTTTTCTGTGATATGCTTAACGGATAAATTTTTGTGAGAAATTATTTATCCGGAGAGTGTAATCAGTTGCCGCTGATTGCGCTCTTTTTTTATTGTTCTGTAATCAAATCAAAGTAGTTGGTCATTTCACCGAGAGACGGGAATACCCCAACACCGACGTCCAAAGAAGTCGTGTTTGCAATATCACCATTTACCAGAAATGTCATTTTGCGGTCGCCTTCTTCGTTAATCAGATCTTGTAGAATTTGAATAAATTCGCTTGTCTTCATTGCATTTCTCCTTTATATACGTTGTCGATATGCCAAATCTTGTCAGCGATTGCGTCGAAGTTATCTCCAACTTGTTGCCAACCTGATGTTGCTAATGTGTATGCAACGTGAGCAGCAAGTACTAATGCTGATGCACACATAATTCCGTAAATCATTTCTTTTTCTCCCAGTCTTCGCCATATAAAGCGTGTGATAAGTACCCTAGTCCGAAGAAAAACAGGCACATGTAAATCGTTCCAATCATTTTTTATCCTCTCTCATTGCCCAAAGAATAATGAAGCAAGAGAAGATGCCGAGTAAAAAAATCGCTAACGCCACTATCTTCGGTAACATTTCCATACTTAACGCTCCAATCCCATAAGATCGCGAACAGATACGTTAAACAGGTCTGCCAATTGCTTTTGGCGTTCCTTATTAGGGAACTCCACGCCATTTTCCCAACGACTAATCGTCATCTTTGATACGCCAATCGCGTCGCCGACGTATTGTTGTGACCAGTCGCTGTCGTATCTCAATGTTCCAAGGTTATTCGCTGTCATCTTCGCCCTCGTTTTCGTCAATGATTTCGTCAATGCTTTCAAACACGTCATCTAAGATGCTTTGCATTGTCTCGTCAATAAACTCAACAGACTTTCCGCAATCACACAAGTTGCGCTTGCGTAGTTCCTTGTGAATCGCCAAAGCTCCCAAAGCTGCTTCAACACCACCGCGACGCATTACTTCAAACAGCGCGTACTTTTCCACTTCTGTCATTTCTTCCAACTTCGCTTCAACCTTTTCTTCAATACCTTCATCAAACATATTCATTTCTCCTTTTATGCCAAATTCTTAAGTGTCTTGTTTACTGATTGGATTAGCTCCGCCTCAGTCTTAGGCTTGTTAAACAGTCGTGCTAATAAATCACTCATAATTCTCCTGCCTGTTTTCTCGTGCGCAACGCTTTATTTACCTTCTGGATAGACGGTGTGTTTTTCTATCCATTCATTCAATGCCTTAACGGGATATACCCGCTTTTGTTCTCCGTCAGACGGAATTTCCACATATGGTACTAAGTGCTTAATGCGTTCCCAGTATGTTCGTTGAAAACCCGACTTCTTATAAGCTTCACTTTCATTTCTATAAACAAGTTGCTCAGACCCGCTCTTCAAATCAGTGACTGCTTTATGGAACATGTTGTACATGCTTTGGAAGCTGTTAATCAAAAACTCGATTTCTGTTGGTGTCATGGCCTACATCTCCAAAGTAGTTTGCTTAATCTTGAAAACAGTTGCCGTTGATGGCGTCCAATTTTCAATTAGATCAACAACGCTATCGAAGTGCTTATCGCGTAAATCGCGTCGGACACGAACCCCTGTGATGTCTAGGATTTGTCGGCTTAAGTCTTGGCGCAATGCCCCGACATGTTCCTTGTAATCCAATCCGTGCACTTCTGCGTATTCGCGAACCTTTCGATTTACGAACTTACTAACATAGTCGTAACGTGCTGAACTCAGCACTTGGTTGCCGTCCAACTCGGTCACACGATCGCCCAGTTCTTTCACTTGTCCTGCTAACTCGCCATTACCTTTCGCGATCAATGCGATTTGTTCCTGCGTCGTTAACGGACGTGCTGCAATCTCACGCAACTTCTTTTCTGCGGCAATGAAGTAGTTACGGATTTTACGTCCTGCTTCATTATTTTCAACAATCGCTAATTCCTTAGCCATGTCTTTGGTTAGTCGGTATTCAATTCGTGTCGATTTACCAATCACAATTTTGTGATTCGTAAAATCATCACCCTCTCGGAATCCATATTGTTCAATTCGTTGTTTAATCCAATCGCTGAACTTACGCTTGTTTCCTAACTTCTCATGAAGTTCACGGGCGTCGATATATTCGCTCCCGTTTTCATCATTCGCGATTTCAATAATTTCGTTCATCGTTTTATCTCCTTCTACAGATAACTGCTTAACTTGCTATTTCGTTCTTTCAGGATTGCGTCTACATATCGTTCAGCATTCCCCAAAATCTTGTTTGTGGTCTTTTCAGACGCACGCCCCTTCGTCACGCTTTCCCATGTAGATTTGCTTGTAAAATTCAAGTACACATCTTTTTCTTTAAGTTGTGCTGCTTTAATCTTCCCTAGCACGATTCCCACACGATCCCAGTGCTCTTGCGGTACGATTGCTACCATTTTTCACTCCTTTCCGTGCTTTTGCACTGTTCTTTTGCTTTACTTGCACTTAACTATGTGCAATAATATACACATAAATAAGCTTTCAAGAAGCCTTGATAACAACTATTACGCCAATAACCCGTTGTTTTATGCAGTGCTTTTGATTTGCTTTTTTGCATTACCCCTAAGCACATGTATTAATTTATCACTAAATTAAGTGCATGTCTACTCTTTTTCACTTTTTTTAGTGCAGAAAATTAAACAATTGGAGTTAAACGTTGATATGAGTACATTTGAACGAGTTAAAGAAATTTCAGAGAAACACGGATATAGCAGTTTACGTACTCTTGCAGAAACCGCAGGATTAGGTACTAACGCTATATATAACTGGAAAAAGAGTGAACCCACAACAAAATCAGCAAAGGCAGTCGCTGATGTATTGGGTGTGTCAGTGGACTATCTATTAGGTAATACTGATAATCCTACCGCTTCTCATTCAGACCAAGAACCTGTTGACCTACAAAAAGTAGTCGACAATGAAGACTGGGACAAATGGTTATCAAGTGGAGGTCGCCCGCTTACTGACCATGACAAGAAATTACTAATGGCGATGTTTGGGAGCGAATAACGGGAGTATCTAACATATGAATAAAGATGAGTTGATGAATGAATTGGTTTCCTCTATAAAGAACCGTGGAGTCAACTTTGTTGGGTTTGATCACTTGGATGCTATCGCTGTGGTTAATCCAGATAGAATGATTGGTGCGTACGACAAGAATAGAGCCACCCTATTCGACGTAACCCATGAATTCATGCACTTAGAATTAGGTCATATAGAACGTGGTAATGGTTATGACTTTACAAACGAGCAAGAAACGACATGTAACGCCGTCACTACTCAATACCTATGGGACATGTTCTTGTTCCATGGTGGTTCAATCGAATACGCACAGCATTTCATTGAGGTATCTGGCTGCCCAGACTATTGGGTGGATAGAATAATCACTCCTGATGTCGACCTAAGTTGGGCATTCGCGTAAATAATAAATACGTGCTAAGAACCACGTTAAAAGCTTTGTGGAGTTTTTGTATATGGGATTAATAAAACTAATTAAGGACCGCAACAGACGTATACGAGAGGAAGCAGCACTACAAGAACAACTTGCTTTAGATGAATACAATGAAAACATTCGTTTGATGACCGAGT from Weissella ceti carries:
- a CDS encoding XRE family transcriptional regulator; this translates as MSTFERVKEISEKHGYSSLRTLAETAGLGTNAIYNWKKSEPTTKSAKAVADVLGVSVDYLLGNTDNPTASHSDQEPVDLQKVVDNEDWDKWLSSGGRPLTDHDKKLLMAMFGSE
- a CDS encoding antA/AntB antirepressor family protein gives rise to the protein MNEIIEIANDENGSEYIDARELHEKLGNKRKFSDWIKQRIEQYGFREGDDFTNHKIVIGKSTRIEYRLTKDMAKELAIVENNEAGRKIRNYFIAAEKKLREIAARPLTTQEQIALIAKGNGELAGQVKELGDRVTELDGNQVLSSARYDYVSKFVNRKVREYAEVHGLDYKEHVGALRQDLSRQILDITGVRVRRDLRDKHFDSVVDLIENWTPSTATVFKIKQTTLEM